The proteins below are encoded in one region of Reichenbachiella sp. 5M10:
- a CDS encoding FecR family protein — protein sequence MKKRTHILAVLVDKYLRQKTTREEENLLDDFATSRRGGDEWDDQVLGGKEEVSQKIWRQIHTTIDHEESKVRPLYLSRYRISIAASVLLVLGLGLLVSRPWMSHTYLLSTGAAMDSVQMVDGSMIYLGAHSTLSYTSDYNETSRAITLKRGNAFFDVTKNPDKPFVIRSGAIETTVLGTSFNIEMEQEHYRVSVRTGKVRVASATAAVNLLPNQEAYFAKSTQHLDMRPISSPVLTQWFERDLALTKVSLEEVLAVLEYKFGVKSQVAHREVLDTQVTLHIPEGATLDQVIVQLNYITNNLKIEMHGEKITIE from the coding sequence ATGAAGAAGAGGACTCACATATTGGCTGTACTCGTGGACAAGTATCTCCGCCAAAAGACGACCCGAGAAGAAGAAAACCTATTGGACGATTTTGCGACAAGCCGTCGAGGGGGAGATGAATGGGATGATCAGGTTCTAGGAGGAAAAGAGGAGGTAAGCCAAAAGATATGGAGGCAAATCCACACGACCATCGATCATGAAGAGAGTAAGGTACGACCACTGTATCTATCACGGTATCGCATATCGATAGCTGCGAGTGTCTTGCTGGTGCTTGGACTGGGGTTACTTGTAAGTCGCCCATGGATGTCTCATACATATTTGCTGTCGACAGGCGCGGCGATGGATTCGGTTCAGATGGTAGACGGGTCGATGATCTACCTAGGGGCACATTCTACACTGAGCTATACATCGGATTACAATGAGACTAGCAGAGCGATTACCTTGAAGAGAGGCAATGCTTTCTTTGATGTGACCAAAAATCCAGACAAGCCTTTTGTGATTCGCTCTGGAGCGATAGAGACGACGGTGCTGGGTACTTCATTCAATATTGAGATGGAACAAGAGCACTACAGGGTCAGTGTTCGCACTGGAAAGGTGCGTGTGGCATCTGCTACCGCAGCGGTCAATCTGCTGCCCAATCAGGAAGCTTATTTTGCGAAATCTACCCAACATCTGGATATGAGGCCTATATCTAGCCCCGTCCTCACACAGTGGTTTGAACGTGACCTAGCCCTCACCAAGGTGAGTTTAGAAGAAGTGCTCGCGGTGCTTGAGTATAAGTTTGGGGTGAAATCACAAGTAGCTCACCGTGAAGTACTCGATACGCAGGTGACGCTGCATATCCCTGAGGGAGCAACGCTAGATCAGGTCATTGTACAATTGAACTATATAACCAATAATCTCAAAATAGAAATGCATGGAGAAAAAATCACGATAGAATAA
- a CDS encoding RNA polymerase sigma factor, whose translation MSYPSDAELLDLLKKDGRRAFDTIYRKYWEQLYLYAFRMSADRELAQNIIQDVFVGLWHKLDHLEITALDTYLFQAVKYQVFKHYRNQKFSREVLESQFEEFVVENPISAADSELSQSIFTFINQLPEKRKEIFLMNKLHDLSIEQIAVEMKISKQTVKNQLTSALKQLRLDLNDLMLLLLGLFFW comes from the coding sequence ATGAGCTACCCGAGTGATGCCGAACTTCTGGATTTATTGAAAAAGGACGGTAGACGTGCTTTTGACACGATCTATCGGAAGTACTGGGAGCAGTTGTATCTCTATGCTTTCAGAATGTCAGCAGATCGTGAGCTTGCCCAAAACATCATCCAAGATGTATTTGTTGGACTATGGCACAAATTGGACCATCTTGAGATCACTGCTTTGGATACCTATTTGTTTCAAGCGGTCAAGTACCAAGTGTTCAAACACTACCGAAATCAGAAGTTTTCTAGAGAAGTACTCGAGAGCCAGTTCGAAGAGTTCGTGGTAGAGAATCCCATATCAGCTGCAGATTCAGAATTGTCTCAGTCTATTTTTACCTTCATCAACCAGTTGCCTGAAAAACGCAAGGAGATATTTCTGATGAACAAACTGCACGACCTGAGTATCGAGCAGATTGCCGTCGAAATGAAGATTTCCAAACAGACTGTTAAGAATCAATTGACATCTGCCTTGAAGCAGCTTCGTCTCGATCTCAATGACCTCATGCTACTCTTGCTAGGGCTCTTCTTTTGGTAA